One Carassius carassius chromosome 20, fCarCar2.1, whole genome shotgun sequence DNA segment encodes these proteins:
- the LOC132096882 gene encoding NACHT, LRR and PYD domains-containing protein 12-like isoform X1 produces MEHRDTAAYPAASFVSVETKKSMDYPPRFSEGVVTFESRSRTHSVLKTVMFKQSSSAGSADSDIQAALQEETGGLQNAVDDKLQRVRNKHKARMKSKYESLFEGMKLQENETLLNRIYTQLYIIEGESDGVNEEHEVLQMEKTARTQLTQDTSIYCNDIFKASAEPGCGEKDQIKTVITKGIAGIGKTISVQKFILDWAEGKANQDVDFMFLLPFRELNLIQNHQYSLHRLLLDFYPELQDLDSKTYEECKVVFIFDGLDESRITLMFSEDQKVCDVTVTSSVGVLMSKLMKGELLPSAFIWITSRPAAANKIPSKYIHRLTEIQGFNESQKEEYFRKRISDQHQANRIISHIRKARSLHIMCHIPVFCWISSTVLQKLLEEDLGAEIPQTLTEMYIHFLLNQINTRNQKYEDRDPEKLLQSNREVIVKLAEVAFKQLMKSNVMFYEEDLIESGIDVTDASLYSGICTEIFKEESIIHQRKVYSFIHLSVQEFLAAFHVFFCYLSCTMETLKVFDSMHYLHKGAIDKAIGSENGHLDLFLRFLLGISLESNQRLLQDLLTHTENSSETISRTTQYIKEKIKDGHGLSTERSINLFLCLLEVKDQSLSREIQEFVKSDKHSEKKLSPAQCSTIAYMLQMSEEALDEFDLKRYNTSDEGRKRLIPAASNCTKALFADCRVTAQNCESLSSALDFSNTALRELDLTNNDLQDSGVKLLFGGFKSPNCQLQILRLPSCNLTGQSCEIVSSELQSSNCALRELDLSNNDLLDLGVKLLSDGLKSPNCHLQILRLSGCMVTEEGCGFVSSALSSNPSHLRELDLSYNHPGQSGVQRLSDKLNDPNSSLKTLNVDHGAEFRITAGLWKYAWDLTLDPNTAHTQVVLSEDKKMAKHVKDHQSYPDHPERFECLQVLCGESLTGRCYWEAEWIGTGTEISVSYKGISRKGGSDCMFGFNQKSWNLSGFYKRFIACHNNNSTDIPAPSFSSNRVGVYLDWSAGTLSFYSVSDTHTLTHIHTFNTTFTESVYAGFGVYYDSSVSLCHKVQQGCET; encoded by the exons ATCCAGAACACATTCTGTTTTAAAAACAGTCATGTTTAAACAGTCCAGTTCTGCTGGTTCTGCTGACTCTGACATACAAGCAGCCCTACAGGAGGAGACTGGAGGCCTGCAGAATGCAGTAGATGATAAACTTCAGAGAGTCAGAAACAAGCACAAAGCCAGAATGAAGAGCAAGTACGAGAGCTTATTTGAGGGAATGAAACTTCAAGAGAATGAAACCCTCCTCAACAGGATCTACACACAGCTTTATAtcatagaaggagagagtgatggagtgaatgaagaacatgaggttttacagatggagaaaacaGCCAGAACACAACTCACACAAGATACTTCCATCTActgcaatgacatctttaaagccTCAGCTGAACCAGGATGTGGGGAGAAAGACCAAATCAAGACTGTTATTACTAAAGGCATCGCTGGAATCGGAAAAACCATCTCTGTGCAAaagttcattctggactgggcagagggaaaagccaatcaggatgtagatttcatgttttTGCTTCCATTTCGAGAGCTGAACTTGATTCAAAATCATCAATATAGTCTACATAGACTTCTGTTGGACTTTTATCCTGAACTTCAAGATTTGGACTCAAAGACTTATGAGGAAtgtaaagttgtgttcatctttgatggttTGGATGAAAGCAGAATCACACTGATGTTTTCAGAAGATCAGAAAGTTTGTGATGTGACTGTGACTTCATCAGTGGGTGTGTTGATGTCAAAGCTCATGAAAGGAGAGCTGCTTCCTTCTGCTttcatctggatcacctccagaccagcagcagccaataAGATCCCCTCCAAATACATCCACCGTCTGACAGAAATTCAGGGATTCAATGAGTCTCAAAAGGAAGAATATTTCAGAAAGAGAATCAGTGACCAGCATCAAGCCAACAGGATCATTTCACACATTAGAAAAGCAAGAAGCCTCCatatcatgtgccacatccccgtcttctgctggatctcatccaCTGTGCTTCAGAAGCTCCTGGAAGAAGATCTGGGtgcagaaatccctcaaactctgactgaaatgtacatccacttCCTGTTGAATCAGAttaacacgaggaaccagaaatatGAAGACAGAGATCCAGAGAAACTACTGCAATCCAAcagagaagtgattgtgaaacttgctgaagtggctttcaaacagctgatgaagaGCAATGTGATGTTCTATGAGGAGGACCTAATTGAGAGTGGCATAGATGTTACTGATGCCTCATTGTATTCTGGTATTTGCACTGAGATCTTCAAGGAGGAATCTATTATTCATCAGAGGAAAGTGtacagcttcattcatctgagCGTTCAGGAGTTTCTTGCTGCTTTTCATGTGTTTTTCTGCTACTTAAGCTGTACAATGGAGACCCTTAAGGTTTTTGATTCAATGCATTATCTGCATAAAGGAGCAATAGATAAGGCCATTGGTAGTGAGAATGGACATCTGGATCTGTTCCTGCGGTTCCTGCTGGGCAtctcactggagtccaatcagagactcttacaggatctactgacacacacagagaacagctcaGAGACCATCAGCAGAACCACACAGTACATTAAAGAGAAGATCAAAGATGGGCATGGACTCTCCACTGAAAGATCTATCAATCTGTTCCTCTGCCTTCTGGAAGTTAAAGATCAGAGTCTGTCCAGAGAGATTCAGGAGTTTGTGAAATCAGACAAACACTCAGAGAAGAAGCTCTCTCCTGCTCAATGCTCAACAATTGCCTACATGCTTCAGATGTCAGAGGAGGCACTGGATGAGTTTGATCTGAAGAGATACAACACATCAGATGAGGGTAGAAAAAGACTGATACCCGCTGCAAGCAACTGCACAAAAGCTCT ATTTGCTGACTGTAGAGTCACTGCTCAGAACTGTGAGAGTTTATCATCAGCTCTTGACTTCTCAAACACTGCActgagagagctggacctgaCTAATAATGACCTacaggattcaggagtgaagctgctatTTGGTGGATTTAAGAGTCCAAACTGTCAGCTGCAGATACTAAG ATTGCCCAGCTGTAATCTCACTGGTCAGTCCTGTGAAATTGTCTCATCAGAGCTACAATCATCTAACTGTGCCCTGAGAGAGCTGGACTTGAGTAACAATGACCTGCTGGATTTAGGAGTGAAGCTTCTTTCTGATGGACTGAAGAGTCCAAACTGTCATCTGCAGATACTGAG gttgtctggctgtatggtgacagaggaaggctgtggttttgtgtcttcagctctgagttcaaacccctcacacttgagagagctggatctgagctacaatcacccaggaCAATCAGGAGTCCAGCGACTCAGTGACAAACTGAACGATCCAAACTCCTCACTGAAGACACTCAA tgtgGACCATGGAGCAGAGTTCAGGATTACAGCAGGACTATGGAAGT atgCCTGGGATCTCACACTTGAcccaaacacagcacacactcaAGTCGTCCTATCTGAGGACAAGAAAATGGCAAAGCATGTGAAAGACCATCAAtcatatcctgatcatccagagagATTTGAATGTCTTCAGGTTCTTTGTGGAGAGAGTCTgactggacgctgttactgggaggcaGAATGGATTGGGACGGGGACAGaaatatcagtgtcatataaagGAATCAGCAGGAAAGGAGGAAGTGACTGTATGTTTGGATTCAATCAAAAGTCTTGGAACCTGAGTGGCTTTTATAAACGTTTTATTGCCTGTCACAATAATAACAGCACTGATATACCTGCCCCTTCATTTTCATCTAATAGAGTAGGAGTGTATCTGGACTGGTCTGCTGgtactctgtccttctacagcgtctctgacacacacacactcacacacatacacacattcaacACCACGTTTACTGAATCCGTCTATGCTGGGTTCGGGGTTTATTATGACTCAtcggtgtctctgtgtcacaAGGTACAACAAGGATGTGAAACATAA
- the LOC132096882 gene encoding NACHT, LRR and PYD domains-containing protein 12-like isoform X2 — translation MFKQSSSAGSADSDIQAALQEETGGLQNAVDDKLQRVRNKHKARMKSKYESLFEGMKLQENETLLNRIYTQLYIIEGESDGVNEEHEVLQMEKTARTQLTQDTSIYCNDIFKASAEPGCGEKDQIKTVITKGIAGIGKTISVQKFILDWAEGKANQDVDFMFLLPFRELNLIQNHQYSLHRLLLDFYPELQDLDSKTYEECKVVFIFDGLDESRITLMFSEDQKVCDVTVTSSVGVLMSKLMKGELLPSAFIWITSRPAAANKIPSKYIHRLTEIQGFNESQKEEYFRKRISDQHQANRIISHIRKARSLHIMCHIPVFCWISSTVLQKLLEEDLGAEIPQTLTEMYIHFLLNQINTRNQKYEDRDPEKLLQSNREVIVKLAEVAFKQLMKSNVMFYEEDLIESGIDVTDASLYSGICTEIFKEESIIHQRKVYSFIHLSVQEFLAAFHVFFCYLSCTMETLKVFDSMHYLHKGAIDKAIGSENGHLDLFLRFLLGISLESNQRLLQDLLTHTENSSETISRTTQYIKEKIKDGHGLSTERSINLFLCLLEVKDQSLSREIQEFVKSDKHSEKKLSPAQCSTIAYMLQMSEEALDEFDLKRYNTSDEGRKRLIPAASNCTKALFADCRVTAQNCESLSSALDFSNTALRELDLTNNDLQDSGVKLLFGGFKSPNCQLQILRLPSCNLTGQSCEIVSSELQSSNCALRELDLSNNDLLDLGVKLLSDGLKSPNCHLQILRLSGCMVTEEGCGFVSSALSSNPSHLRELDLSYNHPGQSGVQRLSDKLNDPNSSLKTLNVDHGAEFRITAGLWKYAWDLTLDPNTAHTQVVLSEDKKMAKHVKDHQSYPDHPERFECLQVLCGESLTGRCYWEAEWIGTGTEISVSYKGISRKGGSDCMFGFNQKSWNLSGFYKRFIACHNNNSTDIPAPSFSSNRVGVYLDWSAGTLSFYSVSDTHTLTHIHTFNTTFTESVYAGFGVYYDSSVSLCHKVQQGCET, via the exons ATGTTTAAACAGTCCAGTTCTGCTGGTTCTGCTGACTCTGACATACAAGCAGCCCTACAGGAGGAGACTGGAGGCCTGCAGAATGCAGTAGATGATAAACTTCAGAGAGTCAGAAACAAGCACAAAGCCAGAATGAAGAGCAAGTACGAGAGCTTATTTGAGGGAATGAAACTTCAAGAGAATGAAACCCTCCTCAACAGGATCTACACACAGCTTTATAtcatagaaggagagagtgatggagtgaatgaagaacatgaggttttacagatggagaaaacaGCCAGAACACAACTCACACAAGATACTTCCATCTActgcaatgacatctttaaagccTCAGCTGAACCAGGATGTGGGGAGAAAGACCAAATCAAGACTGTTATTACTAAAGGCATCGCTGGAATCGGAAAAACCATCTCTGTGCAAaagttcattctggactgggcagagggaaaagccaatcaggatgtagatttcatgttttTGCTTCCATTTCGAGAGCTGAACTTGATTCAAAATCATCAATATAGTCTACATAGACTTCTGTTGGACTTTTATCCTGAACTTCAAGATTTGGACTCAAAGACTTATGAGGAAtgtaaagttgtgttcatctttgatggttTGGATGAAAGCAGAATCACACTGATGTTTTCAGAAGATCAGAAAGTTTGTGATGTGACTGTGACTTCATCAGTGGGTGTGTTGATGTCAAAGCTCATGAAAGGAGAGCTGCTTCCTTCTGCTttcatctggatcacctccagaccagcagcagccaataAGATCCCCTCCAAATACATCCACCGTCTGACAGAAATTCAGGGATTCAATGAGTCTCAAAAGGAAGAATATTTCAGAAAGAGAATCAGTGACCAGCATCAAGCCAACAGGATCATTTCACACATTAGAAAAGCAAGAAGCCTCCatatcatgtgccacatccccgtcttctgctggatctcatccaCTGTGCTTCAGAAGCTCCTGGAAGAAGATCTGGGtgcagaaatccctcaaactctgactgaaatgtacatccacttCCTGTTGAATCAGAttaacacgaggaaccagaaatatGAAGACAGAGATCCAGAGAAACTACTGCAATCCAAcagagaagtgattgtgaaacttgctgaagtggctttcaaacagctgatgaagaGCAATGTGATGTTCTATGAGGAGGACCTAATTGAGAGTGGCATAGATGTTACTGATGCCTCATTGTATTCTGGTATTTGCACTGAGATCTTCAAGGAGGAATCTATTATTCATCAGAGGAAAGTGtacagcttcattcatctgagCGTTCAGGAGTTTCTTGCTGCTTTTCATGTGTTTTTCTGCTACTTAAGCTGTACAATGGAGACCCTTAAGGTTTTTGATTCAATGCATTATCTGCATAAAGGAGCAATAGATAAGGCCATTGGTAGTGAGAATGGACATCTGGATCTGTTCCTGCGGTTCCTGCTGGGCAtctcactggagtccaatcagagactcttacaggatctactgacacacacagagaacagctcaGAGACCATCAGCAGAACCACACAGTACATTAAAGAGAAGATCAAAGATGGGCATGGACTCTCCACTGAAAGATCTATCAATCTGTTCCTCTGCCTTCTGGAAGTTAAAGATCAGAGTCTGTCCAGAGAGATTCAGGAGTTTGTGAAATCAGACAAACACTCAGAGAAGAAGCTCTCTCCTGCTCAATGCTCAACAATTGCCTACATGCTTCAGATGTCAGAGGAGGCACTGGATGAGTTTGATCTGAAGAGATACAACACATCAGATGAGGGTAGAAAAAGACTGATACCCGCTGCAAGCAACTGCACAAAAGCTCT ATTTGCTGACTGTAGAGTCACTGCTCAGAACTGTGAGAGTTTATCATCAGCTCTTGACTTCTCAAACACTGCActgagagagctggacctgaCTAATAATGACCTacaggattcaggagtgaagctgctatTTGGTGGATTTAAGAGTCCAAACTGTCAGCTGCAGATACTAAG ATTGCCCAGCTGTAATCTCACTGGTCAGTCCTGTGAAATTGTCTCATCAGAGCTACAATCATCTAACTGTGCCCTGAGAGAGCTGGACTTGAGTAACAATGACCTGCTGGATTTAGGAGTGAAGCTTCTTTCTGATGGACTGAAGAGTCCAAACTGTCATCTGCAGATACTGAG gttgtctggctgtatggtgacagaggaaggctgtggttttgtgtcttcagctctgagttcaaacccctcacacttgagagagctggatctgagctacaatcacccaggaCAATCAGGAGTCCAGCGACTCAGTGACAAACTGAACGATCCAAACTCCTCACTGAAGACACTCAA tgtgGACCATGGAGCAGAGTTCAGGATTACAGCAGGACTATGGAAGT atgCCTGGGATCTCACACTTGAcccaaacacagcacacactcaAGTCGTCCTATCTGAGGACAAGAAAATGGCAAAGCATGTGAAAGACCATCAAtcatatcctgatcatccagagagATTTGAATGTCTTCAGGTTCTTTGTGGAGAGAGTCTgactggacgctgttactgggaggcaGAATGGATTGGGACGGGGACAGaaatatcagtgtcatataaagGAATCAGCAGGAAAGGAGGAAGTGACTGTATGTTTGGATTCAATCAAAAGTCTTGGAACCTGAGTGGCTTTTATAAACGTTTTATTGCCTGTCACAATAATAACAGCACTGATATACCTGCCCCTTCATTTTCATCTAATAGAGTAGGAGTGTATCTGGACTGGTCTGCTGgtactctgtccttctacagcgtctctgacacacacacactcacacacatacacacattcaacACCACGTTTACTGAATCCGTCTATGCTGGGTTCGGGGTTTATTATGACTCAtcggtgtctctgtgtcacaAGGTACAACAAGGATGTGAAACATAA